ATAAAATGTGCTTGAGTTCTTGGTACTGAAAGCTGAGAGACTTCCAAAAATACCATAAAAAATGCATGGCCAAAGGTTTATTTCTAGAAAAAATTAAAGCTAAGCCAGCTTTATCAATGAAAACTAAATCACACTCTTGTTTTACTTTTGCTGTAAACATACTTTTCTCATGAATAAGAATATTTTCATGGCCAAAAAGCTGACCCTCCGTAAAAAAAAGGTTGAAATTTTGATTGGAGTATTCAATCAAACCCCGTTCAATAAAGTATATCCCATAACAAGGCTCATTTTCATGAAAGACATAAGCATCTTCTCTTAGACTTATAAATGATGTGAAGTTAGCAATGGTTAAGCGTTCTTGGGGACTCAGATTTTTAAACAGTGTATATTGGTTTAGTTTTTCAGCAATTTCTTTGAGTTCTTCATTGCTTTTATGAAACTTCAAGTCTGGGTCTTTTTTAAATTCTTGGACAACAGAAACTTGAGATGTTTCTGGTAAGTCTGCAAGACTTGTCATTTTTGTAGAGCTTGAATTCATGCTTAAGTCTTGATCTTCATCTGCAACAAACCAATGATCCAGTGAATCACTTACATCAACAGTTGTATTGGAAGGAAGAGCGCTTTTTAAGTCATTAATCAATTGGCGAAGGCGCTTTTGTCTTTTTTTAAAGAGCATATTTCTGTCAGACTTATTGAAGCCAGCAACTTTATTTTGTGCATTACGAATATGTGTTTTAAAAAACACGATATCTTCTTGGTTTTGCGTTGGGATGGTCAAAATTAAGCCGTCCATCCAATACTTTAAAGCATCAAAAGTTTCACCTAGAATGTAACAGGCCAAACCAAGTTTTTTTAATGTAAATATATGGAAAGGATCAATCGTATTAGCAGACTTAAACTCTTTGATTGCTTGAGCAAAAGTATTGTTATCAAAATAAATCTGACCTAATCGAAAACAAGCCAAAAAATTTTCCTTATCTATAGTTTTTAAAATTGTATAGAGTGTAATGGCATCTTGAGTTTTATTGGCCTTGGAAAACACATTAGCAATACTTTCAATACGATGAATTAAAAGTTTTTTGTGCTTTAAG
This sequence is a window from bacterium. Protein-coding genes within it:
- a CDS encoding cyclic nucleotide-binding domain-containing protein — protein: MDEINLNNFPSIDPDDQIEVIQSLFDMGNTRKALEVCDIALKYHPNNTALAILKNTLFENLKQESSKEIDLKPNDLKHKKLLIHRIESIANVFSKANKTQDAITLYTILKTIDKENFLACFRLGQIYFDNNTFAQAIKEFKSANTIDPFHIFTLKKLGLACYILGETFDALKYWMDGLILTIPTQNQEDIVFFKTHIRNAQNKVAGFNKSDRNMLFKKRQKRLRQLINDLKSALPSNTTVDVSDSLDHWFVADEDQDLSMNSSSTKMTSLADLPETSQVSVVQEFKKDPDLKFHKSNEELKEIAEKLNQYTLFKNLSPQERLTIANFTSFISLREDAYVFHENEPCYGIYFIERGLIEYSNQNFNLFFTEGQLFGHENILIHEKSMFTAKVKQECDLVFIDKAGLALIFSRNKPLAMHFLWYFWKSLSFQYQELKHIL